The sequence ACAGAGGTAACGCTAATCATGGTTGGCTCGACACTAAGCATTCCTTCTCTTTTGCGAACTATTACGACCCCCAACATATGGGGTTTTCAGCGCTCAGAGTTATTAATGATGACCGAATAAAACCTAACTCAGGTTTTGATACTCATGGTCACCGAGATATGGAAATTATTACATTTGTGCTCAGTGGTTCTATTCAACACAAGGATAGTGAAGGCAATGTTAAGGTTCTCACCGCTGGAGAGTTCCAATTAATGTCGGCTGGTAGCGGTATATACCACAGTGAATTTAATGCCTCTCAAACAGAGGAGTTACAGTTACTACAAATTTGGATTGAACCCAATACCTTTGGCAACGAACCTGAGTATCAACAAAAATCTTTCGGCACGAATGCTGGGCTAACAGCTATTGCTTCACCAACAGGGCAAGAAGGCTCGTTTTCTATAAAACAAGATGCTTCCCTGTATCAACTGGTACTTGAACCAGGCTCTGAAATGAACGTTGAAATTGGGATGGGCAGAAAAATGTATGTACATCATATTGCAGGAGAATTGTCAGTTGATAGCTATGCTCTTAGTCCAGGAGATGGTGCCAAGATAGAGTTGACCGACAAGGTAATGTTTTCAAATAACAGCACTACTAACGTGATAGCACTCGTGTTTGATCTGCCATAATTGGTTTAGTGTATTGATGAATATACAAAGTGTAGGTGAGGAGTAAGGTATGGGATTACTTGTTGATGGTGTTTGGCATGACCAATGGTATGAA is a genomic window of Vibrio algarum containing:
- a CDS encoding pirin family protein — encoded protein: MITLRQSQDRGNANHGWLDTKHSFSFANYYDPQHMGFSALRVINDDRIKPNSGFDTHGHRDMEIITFVLSGSIQHKDSEGNVKVLTAGEFQLMSAGSGIYHSEFNASQTEELQLLQIWIEPNTFGNEPEYQQKSFGTNAGLTAIASPTGQEGSFSIKQDASLYQLVLEPGSEMNVEIGMGRKMYVHHIAGELSVDSYALSPGDGAKIELTDKVMFSNNSTTNVIALVFDLP